A window of the Brassica napus cultivar Da-Ae chromosome C5, Da-Ae, whole genome shotgun sequence genome harbors these coding sequences:
- the LOC125587172 gene encoding uncharacterized protein LOC125587172, whose product MTSSQSSPIPLSSDSFHHQSDHHENPYYLHKNDHAGLVLVTDRLTTASDFHSWRRSVKMALNVRNKLGFIVGTIPKPSLTHRDYGAWYRCNDIVATWLMNSVSKKIGQSLLFISTAEGIWNNLISRFKQDDASHVYDIEQRLSKIEQGSMDLSSYYTELVTLWEEHSNFVELPVCTCGKCECDAASLCEKLQHRSRVTKFLMGLNESYEQMRHQILMIKTIPTIEEAFNIVTQDGRQRSIRPVTAVDNVAFQAMNPSYAVVDPAYAAAYVAAYNAGCAYQKPIYTHCGKTGHTVKKCFKLHGYPPSYKTYGAPHSQNRNQSRSSQAPVKSTPQDSAQTSTLTNAVATVCEDTDSRFISQIPPVSPHLTSVGMNLNLKSFTPQH is encoded by the coding sequence ATGACGTCTTCTCAATCATCTCCGATTCCACTGTCCTCTGACTCTTTTCATCATcagtctgatcatcatgagaatCCCTATTATCTTCACAAAAATGATCATGCTGGATTAGTTCTTGTTACTGATCGATTGACAACAGCTTCTGATTTTCATTCTTGGAGAAGATCTGTCAAGATGGCGTTGAATGTGCGCAATAAGCTAGGCTTCATTGTTGGTACTATTCCTAAACCTTCTCTCACGCATCGTGACTACGGAGCTTGGTATCGTTGCAATGATATTGTGGCTACTTGGCTGATGAATTCTGTATCCAAGAAAATCGGGCAGAGCTTGCTGTTTATATCTACTGCGGAAGGAATCTGGAACAATCTAATCTCTCGATTTAAGCAGGATGATGCTTCTCACGTTTATGATATTGAACAGAGATTGAGTAAGATTGAGCAAGGCTCTATGGATTTATCTTCGTACTATACTGAATTGGTTACTCTATGGGAGGAACATAGTAATTTTGTGGAGCTTCCGGTTTGTACATGTGGGAAGTGTGAGTGTGATGCTGCGTCTTTGTGCGAGAAGTTACAGCATAGGAGTCGAGTAACAAAGTTTCTGATGGGTTTGAATGAGTCTTATGAGCAGATGCGGCATCAAATACTTATGATCAAGACAATTCCGACTATTGAAGAAGCTTTCAATATTGTTACTCAAGATGGGCGACAACGTTCTATTCGTCCTGTAACTGCAGTTGATAATGTGGCTTTCCAGGCTATGAATCCTTCATATGCGGTTGTTGATCCTGCTTATGCTGCAGCTTATGTTGCAGCTTACAATGCAGGATGCGCTTATCAGAAGCCTATTTATACTCATTGTGGGAAGACTGGTCACACAGTTAAGAAGTGCTTTAAGCTTCATGGCTATCCGCCTAGCTATAAAACTTATGGAGCACCTCATTCTCAGAACAGGAACCAGTCTCGGTCATCACAGGCTCCGGTTAAATCCACTCCCCAAGACTCAGCACAAACATCTACTTTGACTAATGCTGTAGCGACAGTATGTGAAGATACAGATTCACGTTTCATCTCACAAATTCCACCGGTCTCTCCTCACCTGACCAGTGTAGGAATGAACTTGAATTTGAAAAGCTTTACTCCACAACATTAA
- the LOC111206041 gene encoding zinc finger A20 and AN1 domain-containing stress-associated protein 2, translated as MLDLLSRGDLLQKDIAEIDHDNQSPSEGPELCVNNCGFFGSSATNNMCSKCHKAVLFQQEQGAKFASSMFGTSSPSNIIKETFTAALVDAETKSVEPMVVSVQPSYVQDVAEVVALEAVAKPKGRTKLMYYLQ; from the exons ATGCTGGATCTCTTAAGCAGAGGCGATCTTCTTCAGAAAGATAT TGCAGAAATAGACCATGACAACCAAAGCCCATCCGAAGGTCCCGAGCTGTGTGTTAACAACTGTGGTTTCTTTGGAAGTTCTGCCACAAACAACATGTGTTCAAAGTGTCACAAGGCTGTGTTGTTCCAACAGGAACAAGGGGCTAAGTTTGCATCATCAATGTTTGGAACATCATCACCCAGTAACATCATAAAGGAAACCTTTACTGCTGCGTTGGTTGATGCTGAAACCAAATCCGTTGAGCCAATGGTTGTGTCTGTACAGCCATCCTATGTGCAAGACGTTGCAGAGGTTGTAGCACTAGAAGCTGTAGCAAAACCAAAAGGAAGGACCAAGCTGATGTACTACTTGCAATAA
- the LOC111206571 gene encoding uncharacterized protein LOC111206571 codes for MYSWKLRRLLVKKGLNRANVLQLHLVEHHHRKRRRKKTQVSRNFQVSMREMMKRKRRALMKKLKERRVVLKLSELVAYGEENDGEDEVGSADVPEDKELEGVVEGDKDVDEEGKEDDDEEFEPTKAIKPSRMFFYHTEYKKQIKLEKRCLIVDVIQTFKTLKPEPSNAEKRWFEEHPQFRHLFHMKLDANAKKKSSNHKVQELWMLLLRTTDVARRREVWFIVNGVPIRYGLREHTLISGLNCRNYPLGYKQFGDRKFVKRHFKEGEPIRLEDVKAKLVEMGPHRDRLKMMVLFFLGSVICAQTKVGPGANDVLEFFQRDVDDLLTSARRFHGRDTPLII; via the exons ATGTACTCGTGGAAGCTGCGGCGGCTGTTGGTAAAGAAGGGTCTCAACCGAGCAAATGTTCTCCAACTTCATCTAGTGGAGCATCACCatcggaagaggaggaggaagaagacgcAAGTGAGCAGGAACTTCCAAGTGAGCATGCGGGAGATGATGAAAAGAAAGAGGAGGGCTCTGATGAAGAAACTGAAGGAGAGGCGGGTGGTTCTGAAATTGAGTGAGCTGGTTGCCTATGGAGAGGAGAATGACGGTGAGGATGAAGTCGGATCCGCTGATGTCCCAGAGGATAAGGAATTGGAAGGTGTAGTAGAAGGTGATAAGGATGTGGACGAGGAGGGGAAGGAGGACGACGACGAG GAATTTGAGCCCACCAAGGCAATCAAACCAAGTAGAATGTTCTTCTATCATACAGAGTACAAGAAACAGATAAAGCTAGAGAAAAGGTGTTTGATAGTAGACGTTATTCAGACGTTTAAGACTCTGAAACCGGAGCCAAGCAATGCGGAGAAGAGGTGGTTTGAGGAGCATCCACAGTTCCGTCACTTGTTCCATATGAAACTGGACGCAAATGCAAAGAAGAAGAGCTCAAACCACAAGGTTCAGGAATTGTGGATGTTGTTACTGCGTACTACCGATGTCGCGAGGAGAAGAGAAGTGTGGTTCATTGTAAATGGTGTTCCCATCCGTTATGGGCTGAGGGAACACACATTGATATCAGGCCTAAACTGCCGCAACTATCCTCTCGGATACAAGCAGTTTGGTGATAGGAAATTTGTAAAGCGTCATTTCAAGGAGGGAGAACCAATAAGGTTGGAGGATGTGAAAGCAAAGCTGGTGGAAATGGGACCCCATAGAGATAGGCTGAAGATGATGGTTCTATTCTTTTTAGGAAGTGTTATTTGTGCGCAAACGAAAGTTGGGCC